One Methylosinus sp. LW4 genomic region harbors:
- the irrA gene encoding iron response transcriptional regulator IrrA has product MTHHPMITNFRAPIQLGKKAAPIKDEHELKAKLRAAGLRPTSQRISLSKLLYGNGDRHVSAEALHAEAREAGLQMSLSTVYNTLNQFADAGLLREIAVQGPRTYFHTRTAPHHHFMDEVSKRMFDVVDGSIEFAKLPAPPEGMEIVGCDVIIRLRPKRKV; this is encoded by the coding sequence ATGACGCATCACCCCATGATTACGAATTTTCGTGCGCCGATCCAACTCGGAAAAAAGGCGGCCCCCATCAAGGACGAGCATGAGCTGAAGGCCAAGCTGAGAGCCGCCGGCCTTCGTCCCACCTCGCAGCGCATCTCGCTCAGCAAGCTGCTCTATGGCAATGGCGACCGCCATGTGAGCGCCGAAGCGCTGCACGCCGAAGCGCGTGAGGCCGGCCTGCAAATGTCGCTCTCCACCGTCTACAACACGCTCAATCAATTCGCCGACGCCGGCCTGCTGCGGGAGATCGCCGTGCAGGGTCCGCGCACCTATTTCCACACGCGCACCGCGCCGCATCACCATTTCATGGATGAGGTCAGCAAGCGCATGTTCGACGTGGTGGACGGCTCCATCGAATTCGCCAAGCTGCCCGCGCCGCCGGAGGGCATGGAAATCGTCGGCTGCGACGTCATCATCCGCCTGCGGCCCAAGCGGAAGGTGTGA
- a CDS encoding formate dehydrogenase beta subunit, producing the protein MTKVYVPRDMAALAVGAKRVLAAIEKEAAARGETIQIIRNGSRGLLWLEPLVEVETPDGRIGYGNVKPSDVPSLFDAGFLKGGAHPLSIGKVEEHPYWAKQTRVTFERVGIIDPVNLDDYVAHGGGQGLAKAFEIGPAKVIEEVTKSGLRGRGGAGFPAGIKWKTVADAPADRRYVVTNADEGDSGTFADRMVMEGDPFVLIEGMTICGYAIGASKGFIYLRAEYPQCAEVLTEALEAARKGGWLGPNVRGSGFAFDIELRIGAGAYVCGEETSLLESLEGHRGIVRAKPPLPAHVGFMGRPTVVNNVLTLATAPAILAKGGEYYASFGVGRSRGTMPLQIAGNVKFGGLYETPFGLTLGEIVNDIGGGTLTGRPVRAVQCGGPLGAYVPPSLFDTPFDYEAFQKHDSLIGHGGLVVFDDTVDMAQMARFGMEFCAIESCGKCTPCRIGSTRGVETIDKIVEGVDVEANIELLSDLCNTMKFGSLCALGGFAPYPVESALRHYPEDFRKATLPAAAE; encoded by the coding sequence ATGACCAAGGTTTATGTGCCCCGCGACATGGCCGCGCTCGCAGTGGGCGCCAAGCGCGTCCTCGCCGCCATAGAGAAAGAGGCCGCCGCGCGCGGCGAGACCATTCAGATCATCCGCAACGGCTCGCGCGGCCTGCTGTGGCTCGAGCCTCTGGTCGAGGTCGAGACGCCGGACGGCCGCATCGGCTATGGCAATGTGAAGCCCTCGGACGTTCCCTCGCTGTTCGACGCCGGCTTCCTGAAGGGCGGGGCGCATCCGCTCTCGATCGGCAAGGTCGAGGAGCATCCCTATTGGGCCAAGCAGACGCGCGTGACCTTCGAGCGCGTCGGAATTATCGACCCCGTGAATCTCGATGATTACGTCGCCCATGGCGGCGGGCAGGGCCTCGCCAAGGCCTTCGAGATCGGCCCGGCCAAGGTGATCGAGGAAGTCACCAAATCCGGCCTGCGAGGCCGCGGCGGCGCGGGCTTCCCGGCTGGCATCAAATGGAAGACGGTCGCCGACGCTCCGGCAGATCGCCGCTATGTCGTCACCAACGCCGACGAGGGCGATAGCGGCACTTTCGCCGATCGCATGGTGATGGAGGGCGATCCTTTCGTCCTCATCGAGGGCATGACCATCTGTGGCTACGCCATCGGCGCGAGCAAGGGCTTCATCTATCTGCGCGCGGAATATCCGCAATGCGCCGAGGTGCTGACCGAAGCGCTGGAGGCGGCCCGCAAGGGCGGCTGGCTCGGTCCGAATGTGCGCGGCTCCGGCTTCGCCTTCGACATCGAGCTGCGCATCGGCGCCGGCGCCTATGTCTGCGGCGAGGAGACCTCGCTGCTGGAGAGCCTCGAGGGCCATCGCGGCATCGTGCGCGCCAAGCCGCCGCTGCCGGCGCATGTCGGCTTCATGGGGCGTCCGACGGTCGTCAACAATGTGCTGACGCTCGCCACCGCCCCGGCCATTCTCGCCAAGGGCGGCGAATATTACGCCTCTTTCGGCGTCGGCCGCTCGCGCGGCACCATGCCGCTGCAGATCGCTGGCAATGTGAAGTTCGGCGGCCTCTATGAGACGCCCTTCGGCCTGACGCTGGGCGAGATCGTCAACGACATCGGCGGCGGCACGCTGACCGGCCGCCCGGTGCGCGCCGTGCAATGCGGCGGCCCGCTCGGCGCCTATGTGCCTCCGTCGCTGTTCGACACGCCCTTCGACTATGAGGCTTTCCAAAAGCACGACAGCCTCATCGGCCATGGCGGCCTCGTCGTTTTTGACGACACCGTGGACATGGCGCAAATGGCGCGCTTCGGCATGGAGTTCTGCGCCATAGAGAGCTGCGGCAAATGCACGCCCTGCCGCATTGGCTCCACCCGCGGCGTCGAGACGATCGACAAGATCGTCGAAGGCGTCGATGTGGAGGCGAATATCGAGCTTTTGTCCGACCTCTGCAACACGATGAAGTTCGGCTCCCTCTGCGCGCTCGGAGGCTTCGCCCCATATCCGGTCGAGAGCGCCCTTCGTCATTATCCAGAAGATTTCCGCAAAGCGACGCTTCCCGCCGCCGCCGAGTGA
- a CDS encoding DUF4160 domain-containing protein, with amino-acid sequence MPTLKQFGSVYIRMYADDHSPPHFHIVSPTFEVLIALDGLEVIAGRAKPAQIAEALEWAQRNGDTLATEWTRLNERG; translated from the coding sequence GTGCCGACGCTGAAACAATTCGGTTCGGTTTATATCCGAATGTACGCCGACGATCACAGCCCGCCGCATTTTCACATTGTCTCGCCCACTTTCGAGGTGCTGATCGCGCTGGACGGCCTCGAAGTCATTGCCGGCAGGGCGAAGCCCGCGCAGATCGCGGAAGCCCTGGAGTGGGCGCAGCGGAACGGGGACACGCTCGCAACCGAATGGACGCGGCTCAACGAACGGGGTTGA
- a CDS encoding Crp/Fnr family transcriptional regulator has product MTSDHILYLVIAASWMQSVAAVASAYSKTMIRLRIASTIANFLGVVVGAASGNMAVLTRHVILFPLDLFRLREMRKLVASVKRAADGELKVEWLKPFMHPSNVRAGALLFRKGEEADRAYMLIEGEIELPEVGIRLPPGTLFGEMALFTEDGLRTASARALTDCRLLSITYEEFEQLYFQNPQFGLYLIRLIVRRCQANTQQLEAVAWNRTTEDVGA; this is encoded by the coding sequence GTGACGAGCGATCATATTCTGTATCTGGTGATCGCGGCCTCGTGGATGCAATCGGTGGCGGCTGTGGCTTCCGCCTATTCGAAGACGATGATCCGCTTGCGGATCGCATCCACGATCGCGAATTTCCTCGGCGTCGTCGTCGGCGCCGCGAGCGGGAACATGGCCGTGTTGACCCGCCATGTCATTCTGTTTCCGCTCGACCTCTTTCGTCTGCGCGAGATGCGCAAGCTGGTGGCCAGCGTCAAGCGCGCGGCGGATGGGGAGCTGAAGGTCGAATGGCTGAAGCCCTTCATGCATCCCAGCAATGTGAGGGCCGGCGCGCTTTTGTTTCGCAAAGGCGAGGAAGCCGACCGCGCCTATATGCTGATCGAAGGCGAGATCGAGCTTCCAGAAGTGGGAATCCGGCTGCCGCCGGGAACGCTGTTCGGGGAAATGGCCCTGTTCACCGAGGACGGCCTGCGCACGGCCTCGGCGCGCGCGCTCACCGATTGCCGGCTGCTGTCGATCACCTATGAGGAGTTCGAGCAGCTCTATTTCCAGAACCCGCAATTCGGGCTCTATCTCATTCGGCTGATCGTTCGACGCTGTCAGGCGAACACGCAGCAGCTCGAAGCCGTCGCCTGGAATAGAACGACGGAAGACGTCGGCGCCTGA
- a CDS encoding UTP--glucose-1-phosphate uridylyltransferase has translation MSKRIRKAVFPVAGLGTRFLPATKAVPKEMLTVVDRPVLQHVVDEAREAGIEHFIFVTGRNKGVIEDHFDIAYELEDTLKKRGKIKEYDALIADLPPAGAASFTRQQAPLGLGHAVWCAREIVGDEPFAVLLPDMVTLGNGPQKSRCLAQAVAAYEAHGGNIIAVEEVPPEETHQYGIVSVGKDFGAAFEITGMVEKPPKGTAPSNLMISGRYILQPEIFDILAKGEKGAGGEIQLTDGMVTLAASQAFHGVRFDGKTYDTGSKLGFLAANLAFGLTRPDIADGLRAEIAKLLG, from the coding sequence ATGAGCAAACGCATTCGCAAGGCTGTTTTTCCCGTGGCCGGCCTCGGCACGCGCTTCCTCCCGGCGACCAAAGCGGTGCCGAAGGAGATGCTGACCGTCGTCGATCGTCCCGTGCTCCAGCATGTGGTGGACGAGGCGCGCGAGGCCGGGATCGAGCATTTCATTTTCGTGACCGGGCGCAACAAGGGCGTCATCGAGGATCATTTCGACATCGCCTATGAGCTCGAGGACACGCTGAAGAAGCGCGGCAAGATCAAGGAATATGACGCGCTGATCGCCGATCTGCCGCCCGCCGGCGCGGCCAGCTTCACCCGCCAGCAGGCGCCGCTCGGCCTCGGCCATGCGGTCTGGTGCGCGCGCGAGATCGTCGGCGACGAGCCCTTCGCCGTGCTGCTGCCCGATATGGTGACGCTCGGCAACGGCCCGCAGAAAAGCCGCTGCCTCGCCCAGGCCGTCGCGGCCTATGAGGCGCATGGCGGCAATATCATCGCGGTGGAGGAGGTGCCGCCGGAGGAGACGCATCAATATGGCATCGTCTCGGTCGGCAAGGATTTCGGCGCCGCTTTCGAGATCACCGGAATGGTGGAGAAGCCGCCGAAGGGAACCGCCCCGAGCAATCTGATGATCTCGGGCCGCTATATTCTGCAGCCGGAGATTTTCGACATTCTGGCCAAGGGCGAGAAGGGCGCGGGCGGCGAGATTCAGCTCACCGACGGCATGGTGACGCTCGCCGCTTCGCAGGCCTTCCATGGCGTGCGCTTCGACGGCAAGACCTATGACACGGGATCGAAGCTCGGCTTCCTCGCCGCAAATCTCGCCTTCGGCCTGACGCGCCCGGACATAGCCGACGGGCTGAGGGCGGAGATCGCCAAGCTGCTCGGCTGA
- a CDS encoding lytic murein transglycosylase, which produces MFQSLPVIFLLFVLTAFFSPCALAQENVAGSGLDLFLQQLWPRARDAGVSREVFDSAIAGLSPEPGLLRRPQAQAEFTISIPSYVASAVSAARVARGRALAGELSTPLATIEERSGVPSEIALAILGVESNFGSATGAADTLRVLATLAYAGHRGAIFADEFVAALVMLQRGDVTRARLRGSWAGAMGQPQFLPSAYLKYAASYAGGAAPDIWTNRLDSLASIANFLKFSGWDPRLPWAVEVVLPKNFDYADFDLDFSQWRALGLAAASGEALPASGPASLYLPAGAAGPAFLITDNFEVIRKYNTSDAYALSIGLLADRIAGRRAPVAPWPKKTAALSTADCKELQRLLTTRGFYRGAIDGKLGRTSRNAVHAFQLSEGMQPADGFATKDVLARLAR; this is translated from the coding sequence GTGTTCCAATCATTGCCGGTCATTTTCCTACTCTTTGTCCTGACGGCTTTTTTCAGTCCTTGCGCGCTCGCGCAGGAAAACGTCGCCGGCTCCGGTCTCGACCTTTTCCTGCAGCAATTATGGCCTCGGGCGCGGGACGCCGGCGTCTCGCGCGAGGTTTTCGATTCGGCGATCGCCGGCCTCTCGCCGGAGCCTGGATTGCTGCGGCGCCCACAGGCTCAAGCCGAGTTCACCATTTCCATCCCCTCCTATGTCGCGAGCGCGGTGAGCGCGGCGCGAGTCGCACGAGGCCGCGCGCTCGCCGGCGAGCTCTCGACGCCGCTGGCGACGATCGAGGAGCGCAGCGGCGTCCCTTCCGAGATCGCTCTCGCCATACTCGGGGTGGAAAGCAATTTCGGTTCCGCGACCGGCGCCGCCGACACTTTGCGCGTGCTGGCGACGCTGGCCTATGCCGGCCATAGGGGCGCGATCTTCGCGGATGAGTTCGTCGCGGCGCTCGTCATGCTGCAGAGGGGCGACGTCACCCGCGCGCGGCTGCGCGGCTCCTGGGCGGGAGCGATGGGCCAGCCGCAATTCCTGCCCTCCGCCTATCTGAAATACGCCGCGAGCTATGCGGGCGGCGCCGCGCCGGACATTTGGACGAACCGGCTCGATTCGCTCGCCTCCATCGCCAATTTCCTGAAATTCTCCGGCTGGGACCCGCGCCTGCCCTGGGCGGTCGAGGTCGTCCTGCCCAAGAATTTCGACTATGCCGACTTCGATCTCGACTTCTCGCAATGGCGGGCGCTGGGCCTCGCCGCGGCGAGTGGCGAAGCGCTGCCGGCGAGCGGTCCGGCGAGCCTCTATCTGCCGGCCGGCGCGGCCGGCCCGGCCTTTCTCATCACCGATAATTTCGAGGTGATTCGCAAATACAACACATCCGACGCCTATGCGCTGTCGATCGGCCTGCTCGCCGACCGCATCGCCGGACGGCGCGCGCCCGTCGCCCCTTGGCCGAAGAAGACCGCGGCGCTCTCCACGGCCGATTGCAAGGAGCTGCAGCGCCTGCTCACCACGCGCGGCTTCTATCGCGGCGCCATAGACGGCAAGCTCGGCCGCACCAGCCGCAACGCCGTGCACGCATTTCAGCTGAGCGAAGGCATGCAGCCGGCGGACGGCTTCGCCACCAAGGACGTGCTGGCGCGGCTCGCGCGCTGA
- a CDS encoding formate dehydrogenase subunit delta → MSHNSADRLVKMANQIGKFFAAQRHSDAVAGTAEHLKKFWDPRMRAGIIDHVAHGGSGLDEVPLQAVQKLAAK, encoded by the coding sequence ATGTCGCATAATTCGGCCGACCGGCTCGTCAAAATGGCCAATCAGATCGGCAAGTTCTTCGCCGCGCAGAGGCATTCCGACGCGGTGGCCGGCACGGCCGAGCATTTGAAGAAATTCTGGGATCCGCGCATGCGCGCCGGCATCATCGACCACGTCGCCCATGGCGGCTCCGGCCTCGACGAGGTGCCGCTGCAGGCGGTGCAGAAGCTCGCCGCGAAATAG
- the fdhF gene encoding formate dehydrogenase subunit alpha — protein MSLVKEIDYGTPASKSEKEVTLTIDGVSVSVPEGTSIMRAAMELGTEIPKLCATDSLKAFGSCRLCVVEIDGRFGTPASCTTPVLPGMSVHTQTPRLKAIRRGVMELYISDHPLDCLTCAANGDCELQTMAGAVGLRDVRYGYDGSNHVFARSRVDGKANFDWMPKDESNPYFTYDPSKCIVCNRCVRACEETQGTFALTIDGRGFDSRVSPGMAEAFMDSECVSCGACVQACPTATLTEKSVIAVGQPEHSEVTTCAYCGVGCTFKAEMRGEEIVRMVPWKDGKANHGHSCIKGRFAYGYALHKERVTSPMIRDKATDPWRVVSWDEAIAFAADRFKKIIEKHGKRSVGVITSSRCSNEETYLVQKLTRAGFGNNNTDTCARVCHSPTGYGLNQAFGTSAGTQDFDSVDESDVILVIGANPTDAHPVFGSRMKKRLREGAKLIVVDPRRIDLVRSPHISADHHLALKPGTNVAVVTALAHVIVKEGLVNEAFVRERCDWDEFQDWAAFVSDDRNSPDEVEKLSGVPAEEIRAAARLYATGGRAAIYYGLGVTEHSQGSTTVMAIANLAMATGNLGRRGVGVNPLRGQNNVQGSCDMGSFPHELPGYRHVSNDDVRHSFEQAWGVELDNEPGLRIPNMFDAAIAGEFMGLYCQGEDILQSDPDTKHVSRALEAMECVIVQDLFLNETAHYAHVFLPGASFLEKDGTFTNAERRIQRIRKVMSPKNGYGDWEITQMLAKAFGLDWNYSHPSEIMDEIAALTPTFKNVSYEKLEKDGSVQWPCNDASPEGMPIMHIDGFTRGKGKFVITEYVPTDEKTGPRFPLLLTTGRILSQYNVGAQTRRTENSRWHEEDVLEIHPHDAELRGVRDGDWVRIASRAGEITLHAKVTDRVAPGVVYTTFHHPLSQANVVTTDNSDWATNCPEYKVTAVQISPSNGPTEWQEQYRELSVNARRIATAAE, from the coding sequence ATGAGCCTCGTCAAAGAAATCGATTACGGCACGCCCGCGTCGAAGTCCGAGAAAGAAGTCACTCTGACGATCGACGGCGTATCGGTCAGCGTGCCGGAAGGCACGTCCATCATGCGCGCCGCCATGGAGCTGGGGACGGAAATCCCCAAGCTCTGCGCCACCGACAGCCTGAAGGCTTTCGGCTCCTGCCGTCTCTGCGTCGTCGAGATCGACGGCCGCTTCGGCACGCCCGCCTCCTGCACCACGCCGGTGCTGCCGGGCATGAGCGTGCATACGCAGACGCCGCGCCTCAAGGCGATCCGCCGCGGCGTGATGGAGCTCTATATCTCCGACCATCCGCTCGACTGCCTGACTTGCGCCGCCAATGGCGATTGCGAGCTGCAGACGATGGCGGGCGCGGTCGGCCTGCGCGACGTGCGCTACGGCTATGACGGCTCCAACCATGTGTTCGCCCGCAGCCGCGTCGACGGCAAGGCGAATTTCGATTGGATGCCGAAGGACGAGTCCAATCCCTATTTCACCTATGACCCGTCGAAATGCATCGTCTGCAATCGTTGCGTCCGCGCCTGCGAGGAGACTCAAGGCACTTTCGCGCTGACGATCGACGGCCGCGGCTTCGACAGCCGCGTCTCGCCCGGCATGGCCGAAGCCTTCATGGATTCGGAATGCGTCTCTTGCGGCGCCTGCGTGCAGGCCTGCCCGACCGCGACCTTGACCGAGAAGTCGGTGATCGCCGTGGGCCAGCCGGAGCATTCGGAAGTCACCACTTGCGCTTATTGCGGCGTCGGCTGCACCTTCAAGGCGGAAATGCGCGGCGAGGAGATCGTCCGCATGGTGCCGTGGAAGGACGGCAAGGCCAATCACGGTCACAGCTGCATCAAGGGCCGCTTCGCTTACGGCTATGCGCTGCACAAGGAGCGCGTCACCTCGCCGATGATCCGCGACAAGGCGACCGACCCCTGGCGCGTCGTGTCCTGGGACGAGGCCATCGCCTTCGCCGCTGATCGCTTCAAGAAGATCATCGAGAAGCATGGCAAGCGCTCGGTCGGCGTGATCACCTCCTCGCGTTGCTCGAATGAGGAGACCTATCTCGTCCAGAAGCTGACCCGCGCCGGCTTCGGCAACAACAACACCGACACTTGCGCGCGCGTCTGCCATTCGCCGACCGGCTATGGCCTCAACCAGGCTTTCGGCACCTCGGCCGGCACGCAGGATTTCGACTCGGTCGACGAGTCGGACGTCATTCTCGTCATCGGCGCCAATCCGACCGACGCGCATCCTGTGTTCGGCTCGCGCATGAAGAAGCGCCTGCGCGAGGGCGCCAAGCTGATCGTCGTCGATCCGCGCCGCATCGATCTGGTGCGCTCGCCCCACATCTCGGCCGATCATCATCTGGCGCTGAAGCCCGGCACCAATGTCGCGGTCGTCACCGCTCTGGCGCATGTGATCGTCAAGGAAGGCCTCGTCAATGAAGCCTTCGTGCGCGAGCGTTGCGATTGGGACGAGTTCCAGGATTGGGCGGCTTTCGTCTCCGACGATCGCAACAGCCCGGATGAGGTCGAGAAGCTCTCGGGCGTCCCGGCGGAAGAGATTCGCGCCGCTGCGCGCCTCTACGCCACCGGCGGCCGCGCGGCCATCTACTATGGCCTCGGCGTCACCGAGCACAGCCAGGGCTCGACGACTGTCATGGCCATCGCCAATCTCGCAATGGCGACCGGCAATCTCGGCCGCCGCGGCGTCGGCGTGAACCCGCTGCGCGGACAGAACAATGTGCAGGGCTCCTGCGACATGGGCTCTTTCCCGCATGAGCTGCCGGGCTATCGCCACGTCTCCAACGACGATGTGCGTCACAGCTTCGAGCAGGCCTGGGGCGTCGAACTCGACAATGAGCCGGGCCTGCGCATCCCGAACATGTTCGACGCGGCGATCGCCGGCGAGTTCATGGGCCTCTATTGCCAAGGCGAGGACATTCTGCAGTCCGACCCGGACACCAAGCATGTCAGCCGGGCGCTCGAGGCGATGGAATGCGTCATCGTGCAGGACCTTTTCCTGAACGAGACCGCGCATTACGCCCATGTCTTCCTGCCGGGCGCGAGCTTCCTCGAGAAGGACGGCACCTTCACCAACGCCGAGCGCCGCATTCAGCGCATCCGCAAGGTGATGAGCCCGAAGAACGGCTATGGCGATTGGGAGATCACCCAAATGCTCGCCAAGGCCTTCGGCCTCGATTGGAACTATTCGCATCCGAGCGAGATCATGGACGAGATCGCCGCTCTGACGCCGACCTTCAAGAATGTCTCTTACGAGAAGCTCGAGAAGGACGGCTCGGTGCAATGGCCGTGCAATGACGCGTCGCCGGAAGGCATGCCGATCATGCACATCGACGGCTTCACGCGCGGCAAGGGCAAGTTCGTCATCACCGAATATGTCCCCACCGACGAGAAGACCGGGCCGCGCTTCCCGCTGCTGCTGACGACGGGCCGCATCCTGTCCCAGTACAATGTCGGCGCGCAGACTCGTCGCACCGAGAACAGCCGTTGGCACGAGGAGGACGTGCTCGAGATCCATCCGCATGACGCCGAGCTGCGCGGCGTGCGCGATGGGGATTGGGTGCGCATCGCCAGCCGCGCCGGCGAGATCACGCTGCACGCCAAGGTCACTGATCGCGTGGCGCCGGGCGTCGTCTACACCACCTTCCATCACCCGCTCTCGCAGGCGAATGTGGTCACCACCGACAATTCGGATTGGGCCACCAATTGCCCCGAATATAAGGTGACGGCGGTGCAGATCTCGCCCTCCAACGGTCCGACCGAGTGGCAGGAGCAATATCGCGAGCTCTCCGTGAACGCCCGTCGCATCGCGACGGCTGCGGAGTGA
- the fdhD gene encoding formate dehydrogenase accessory sulfurtransferase FdhD produces MNEDLPAASIRVPCIARRNDALSDSSRTIPEETPIAFTYGGSTHAVMMATPADLEDFSIGFALTEGLIDSIDEAGDFEIVASEAGIELRSWLAGGRQEVYAARKRSMAGPTGCGLCGIESLEQASRPLPVLANALRVSSPALIAAMDRLPGAQTLNRETRAVHAAAFWAPESDALIVREDVGRHNALDKLAGALARQGLPASQGVVLMTSRISVELVQKAARIGASIIAAVSAPTALAVRTAEKCGMTLVAVVRGRDFEVFTHPERILEQVSTHVA; encoded by the coding sequence ATGAACGAGGACCTGCCCGCCGCTAGCATTCGTGTTCCGTGCATCGCGCGGCGCAATGATGCTCTGTCGGACAGCTCCCGCACCATCCCGGAAGAGACCCCCATCGCCTTCACCTATGGCGGCTCGACCCATGCGGTGATGATGGCGACGCCGGCCGATCTCGAGGATTTCTCCATCGGCTTCGCGCTCACCGAAGGCCTTATCGACTCGATCGACGAGGCCGGCGATTTCGAGATCGTCGCCTCCGAGGCCGGCATAGAGCTGCGCAGCTGGCTCGCCGGCGGACGGCAAGAGGTCTATGCGGCGCGCAAGCGCTCCATGGCCGGGCCGACCGGCTGCGGCCTCTGCGGCATAGAGAGCCTCGAGCAGGCGAGCCGGCCGCTGCCGGTTCTCGCCAATGCGCTGCGCGTCTCATCGCCGGCGCTGATCGCCGCCATGGACCGCTTGCCCGGCGCGCAAACGCTCAATCGCGAGACGCGCGCCGTCCACGCCGCCGCCTTCTGGGCGCCGGAGTCGGACGCGCTGATCGTTCGCGAGGATGTCGGCCGGCACAATGCGCTGGACAAGCTCGCCGGCGCGCTGGCGCGCCAGGGCCTGCCCGCCTCGCAGGGCGTCGTGCTGATGACGAGCCGCATTTCCGTGGAGCTCGTCCAAAAGGCCGCCCGCATCGGCGCGTCCATTATTGCCGCAGTCTCTGCGCCCACGGCTCTGGCCGTGCGCACGGCGGAGAAATGTGGCATGACCTTGGTGGCGGTCGTGCGCGGCCGCGACTTCGAAGTCTTCACCCACCCCGAACGCATTCTGGAACAGGTCTCTACCCATGTCGCATAA
- the galE gene encoding UDP-glucose 4-epimerase GalE, translating to MTILVTGGAGYIGSHMTLELLDAGEKVVVLDDLSTGFRWAVPQEVPLIVGDFGDAALLRDIFARHDTQSIIHFAAKIVVPESVADPLGYYLNNTAKARALLAAAVEADVKRFIFSSTAAVYGDPEHNPVTEDESLKPVSPYGRSKLMVEWMLEDVSRAHDLSYVALRYFNVAGADPLGRSGQSTPKATHLIKVAVQAALGLRPGMQVFGTDYPTPDGTCLRDYIHVTDLARAHLDALRHLRGGGESLVCNCGYAHGFSVLEVIETVKRVSGVDFKVDFAARRPGDPAAIVAANDRIRSRLGWTPRHDDLETIVRQALDWERKLAARNESGA from the coding sequence ATGACCATCCTCGTGACCGGCGGCGCCGGCTATATTGGAAGCCATATGACGCTGGAGCTGCTCGACGCCGGCGAGAAGGTCGTCGTGCTCGACGATCTCTCCACGGGGTTTCGCTGGGCGGTTCCGCAAGAGGTTCCGCTCATCGTGGGCGATTTCGGCGACGCGGCGCTGCTGCGCGATATTTTCGCGCGGCACGATACTCAGTCGATCATTCATTTCGCCGCCAAGATCGTGGTCCCCGAGTCCGTCGCCGATCCTCTCGGCTATTATCTGAACAATACGGCGAAAGCGCGAGCTCTGCTGGCGGCGGCGGTGGAGGCCGACGTGAAGCGCTTCATCTTCTCCTCGACCGCGGCCGTCTATGGCGATCCCGAGCATAATCCGGTGACAGAGGACGAGAGCCTGAAGCCGGTCTCGCCCTATGGCCGCTCCAAGCTGATGGTCGAGTGGATGCTCGAGGATGTCTCGCGCGCGCATGATCTCTCCTATGTAGCGCTGCGCTACTTCAATGTCGCCGGCGCCGACCCTCTCGGCCGCTCCGGCCAATCGACGCCCAAGGCGACGCATCTCATCAAGGTGGCGGTGCAGGCGGCGCTGGGGCTGCGTCCCGGCATGCAGGTTTTCGGGACCGATTATCCGACGCCGGACGGTACCTGCCTGCGCGACTATATCCATGTCACCGATCTCGCCCGCGCCCATCTCGATGCGCTGCGCCATCTGCGCGGGGGCGGGGAGAGCCTCGTCTGCAATTGCGGCTATGCGCATGGCTTCTCGGTGCTCGAGGTGATCGAAACGGTCAAGCGCGTCTCCGGCGTCGATTTCAAGGTGGATTTCGCCGCGCGCCGGCCGGGCGATCCCGCCGCCATCGTCGCCGCCAATGACCGCATTCGCTCGCGCCTCGGCTGGACGCCGCGTCACGATGATCTCGAGACCATCGTGCGCCAAGCGCTGGATTGGGAGCGCAAGCTCGCGGCCCGCAACGAAAGTGGAGCATAG
- a CDS encoding helix-turn-helix domain-containing protein, with amino-acid sequence MPRKAPPRIIDVKVDSRRPWTLRLEWNNGESSRVDVSGHIGAYKLYLPLRRDPELFKAVRLGDLGSDIVWSDEIDMSADTLWRLAQEQAGATMSAGEFKSWRERRAYTLDTAARALGIGRRMISYYEQGEKPIPRVVALATRALDAEAQRLSRKKAEAREGGDARAKARKKA; translated from the coding sequence ATGCCGAGGAAGGCGCCGCCGCGCATTATAGACGTGAAGGTCGATAGCCGCAGGCCGTGGACGCTTCGGCTCGAATGGAACAACGGCGAATCGAGCAGAGTGGACGTTTCAGGCCATATCGGCGCTTACAAGCTCTACCTGCCGCTTCGCCGAGATCCAGAATTGTTCAAGGCGGTTCGGCTCGGCGACCTCGGGAGCGATATTGTCTGGTCCGATGAGATCGATATGAGCGCGGATACGCTTTGGCGGCTCGCGCAGGAGCAGGCCGGCGCCACAATGTCGGCCGGCGAGTTCAAGAGCTGGCGCGAGCGGCGAGCCTACACGCTCGACACCGCCGCCCGCGCTCTCGGGATCGGCCGGCGGATGATCTCCTATTACGAGCAGGGCGAGAAGCCGATTCCGCGCGTCGTCGCGCTCGCCACCCGTGCGCTGGACGCTGAAGCGCAACGCCTGTCCCGTAAGAAGGCAGAGGCCCGGGAGGGCGGCGACGCCCGCGCCAAGGCGCGGAAAAAGGCATGA